A single region of the Lycium barbarum isolate Lr01 chromosome 2, ASM1917538v2, whole genome shotgun sequence genome encodes:
- the LOC132627324 gene encoding thioredoxin-like fold domain-containing protein MRL7L, chloroplastic produces the protein MELQHSLRLQLLAPPLKEKCFRSFPSVFGVIPQRRKKLRSSIISCSNLNNFGPSAPNFWGFQLLVHGLRQKGLKASKLEELLKFGNGEEDESDSESDSDRANERDDYFHMDEEERREWRRKIRDVIKNSPDVEEEVDLVERRKKMQKLLADYPLVVDEEDPDWPEDADGRGFNLDQFFNKITIKNVKKDDDDENDDSDNEMVWQDDDYICPVKDLTTAEWEEAVFKDISPLIVLVHNRYKRPKENEMVRDELEKAIHIIWNCRLPSPRCVAIDAVVEVDLVSALKVSVFPELIFTKAGKILYREKASRTADELSKMMAFFYYGAAKPPCLKGIDNSEELIPTI, from the exons ATGGAATTACAACACAGTCTAAGGCTGCAGCTTTTGGCCCCACCTTTAAAAGAGAAATGCTTCAGAAGCTTCCCTTCGGTGTTTGGAGTTATTCCTCAAAGGAGAAAAAAACTGAGAAGTTCCATTATCTCTTGCTCGAATCTGAATAATTTTGGTCCGTCAGCACCAAACTTTTGGGGGTTCCAATTACTG GTTCATGGTCTCAGACAAAAGGGATTAAAAGCTTCGAAGTTAGAAGAGTTGCTCAAATTTGGTAATGGAGAGGAGGATGAAtctgattctgagtctgattcgGATAGAGCTAATGAGAGAGATGATTACTTTCATATGGATGAGGAAGAAAGGCGGGAATGGAGGAGGAAGATAAGAGATGTCATTAAAAATTCTCCAGATGTTGAGGAAGAGGTGGATCTTGTTGAGAGAAGAAAAAAGATGCAAAAGCTTTTGGCTGATTACCCTCTTGTTGTTGACGAGGAGGACCCTGATTGGCCAGAAGATGCTGATGGACGGGGTTTTAACTTGGATCAATTCTTCAATAAGATCACCATCAAGAATGTTAagaaagatgatgatgatgaaaatgatgacagCGACAATGAAATGGTATGGCAAGATGATGACTATATTTGTCCAGTTAAGGACTTGACAACTGCAGAATGGGAGGAGGCCGTGTTTAAGGACATCAGCCCTCTTATTGTTCTTGTTCATAATCGCTACAAAAG GCCTAAGGAAAATGAAATGGTTCGGGATGAATTGGAGAAGGCTATCCACATCATCTGGAATTGTAGGCTACCATCGCCAAGG TGTGTAGCAATTGATGCTGTGGTTGAAGTTGACTTGGTGTCTGCTTTGAAAGTCTCTGTTTTTCCCGAGCTCATCTTCACTAAAGCAGGGAAAATCTTGTACCGTGAGAAAG CGAGCCGAACAGCAGATGAGTTATCCAAAATGATGGCATTCTTCTATTATGGAGCTGCCAAGCCACCTTGTCTCAAGGGCATCGATAATTCTGAAGAATTAATACCTACAATTTAA